The region ATGACAAATCCATACCTGATTCCcaaagtgtttctgatctgttggacagaggtttggggatttttctttatgATAGAGAATTATTCTGACATCAACTGTGGAgccttccttggcctgccagtccaTTTGTCATTACTAATTTTGATTATgttaagcctaaggtttggcctatgtcACTAACCATTCTTTTCTTGtatctcagtctcataatggcttctatAACATTGGCACAACATTGGTCCTCATGCTGATAAACAgaaataatagtttccaaaggtgatcaaaAGACTACaggaaagactaggtgctgaaagctctcttatacctgcattaaggagacaattaaacacacctgggTAACATGTATAAACaccactgtaatttctacatggtgaaatcaaaatgtatagaaatacCCCCATGATAATGTGCACGTCAACCACATGTTAactgtgattccaaatctaaaattgtggcaaatcaagacataataggtctttgtcccaaacattatggagggcactatagAAGTTGCTTCGAATTAAATGAGCATGTGAAAATTGATACCATTAACACCAAgttcaaataatttaaatagaaTTATAATCAATAGAATAGAcataattaaaacacattttggtACCATTTCAAAATATTACTTTCTAAAAGCAAAGGGGAAATGCTCTCTGAAATCTCCAGTAAATTTATTTCAGTATTACTAACATCTTAAAATACAAGTCTCTTCATTTTAATGTGTAGCGTTAGCATGTCCATCAGATGAAAACAGGTGGTGGTGATGACACATCTAAAGACATGACTAGGGAGGAGCTTCGTTTCCTCCGTGCCCCCCATGATTGGAGGAAATGTGTGCCTCAGAAACAGGAGACAACCCTACACACAGAACAGGAAAACCTGAAAGATACACATACAACCACAGAGCAAAGTGGAGGCAATAGCCTTGTGAAAGGAGCAGTAATTCAGACCACAGATATCACAATGATTAAAGCACATCCTTTCATTTAGCTATGCCACAAAGAACAAATAAATCAGATCccaaaaacaaactaaaaaagtTTTAGGCAATATCTAAACTACATATTGAGCTTTTTGCCAACACTGCCAATTATTTGGTTTAAAGTACATGAAATGTGAATTATGGGTTAGATAAGTTTGGACAGCATGGATTTAGATTCAAATGTAAGATTGGGAAAGAATGAACAATTAGCAAGGCTCAGTTAGAGACACAGTGGCGTTAACGTAGTGACGAACTATAAACGGTTTGATTAGGGACAAAGTTCCTTGTACTCTTAACATGCTGTAGTGACTTGTCCTAGAAAAACCACACTCTTAAccctttttcaaataaatagttTTGAGTAGTCTTTTCTTGTAATAAGGAGATCAAAATACAGCATCTGTTTGGTACAActgcaatacaaaaaaaagcaaatccaaaaaaactaaatgtgcTCTCTGCTTTGTTTGATATCGTTTAGTTTCCAAGTAGATATGAGTAGAAAGTTGTTCCATAAAAAGttataaaaatttaaataaataagtacactTCCCTTCGGTTTGAGTAAAAAAAAGTTGCGTAGTGTACAGCGGGTTCTCTGGCGGGGTACAGTTAGCTGAACTGTGCGTGGTCTGAGCGTGGCTCCACATCATTTGCCGCTGCCCCAGTTGAGGTTGGTGTGGTTCATCTGGAGCTCAGAGCTCAGTAAACCCAGCTGACCGGGACCCACTGTGGATCTGAGCACAGCCGGTTCACAGCGGCCTGCAACTCCTCAAAGGCCTTGTCCAGGTTGTTGTTCACAATAGTGAGGTCAAAGTAGTGGCTGTACGCCCTCTGGATCCTGGCACTCTCATCCACCGTCTTCTTCAGATCCGTGTcctgggagggagggacaggaagagaaagagggagagggagaacagaaaaGGAGGTAGAGGTAGGCATTTAATATGTGCCTGGACTCCACACATAGCTCTGAGGCAGTGTCTGTACTCTACTTGCTTGCCCTCCTTTTAAGCCCTGGGGAGGTGGAGGTCACAGAGGAGACTGACCGTGAGCAGCTTGGTGGTGATTCCTGCGTCGACGACAGCCTTGTGCATTGCCCGCAATGTGTCCAGTTCTGGGGCCGCTATGAACACCACATAGGGCATGAACTCCGATGTTTTCAAAACCTTCAGTGCCTGCAGACCAAACAAACAATTAACGTCCATCAACCAGGATTTCTGCAAAGAATGTCATTTAGTTTTTACATGGTAAGCAGACACTTATCAAGGgaaccattttatttcagtcattcATCATTCAGTAACTTGTTATAGCTGTACTTTCAGCCTGCAATGACTGAAATAGAGTGACTTTTGTCGAAGAAAATCAAAACTATCTCAGGCAGAGTTAAATGTTCTGTACTGCACCACAAGCTCAAGATAAACCTACACAACCACTAGAAAATGCTACAAGCTCACACTAACAGCActgaaaaatgtcattattctgCCCCTGGGTTGAAGGTCCAGTTCTGGTTCTGACCTGTGGGTTGACGTCCAGTATACAGGTCCGGCCCGTATCCACCACCTCAAGGATGGAGTCTATTTTGGTGCCGTAGAGGTTCCCGTCGTACTCGCCGTGCTCCAGGTAGCGGCTGGCCTTGATGTCGCTCTCCATCTCCACCCGTGTGACGAAGCGATACGACTGGCCATCTGTCTCCTCCTCGCGGGGACGCCTGGATGtgactgaggaggagagacagagcgggGGCAGTGAGGTGGTGCGGAACAGGTGTTTGCCCGTCCTCCTGCTTTGCTATGGGAGGGAGTGGTTCCTTTGTCTGGCTCAGGTACTTTGCATCATTGGCAGAACCGGCTCTCTGGACTCACATGGGACGGTGGTGCCGAAGAAGGTTGGGTTGAGTACGATGAGCCGGTTCTTCAGGCTGCGGCGGCCCACTCCCTGCGCTCCGATCAGAACCAGCGTCTTCCTCTGGAACGGGGGCATTTTGGCCACTTCCTCGTAGATCTGGAGCTCGTGACGGTCAAACTCTGAATGGAATCACAGtggtcacacactgcactctggcAAGCTGCATGCCATGATTCAAGCAGAGGAATACATAATTACAGATATCTGGCTGGATTTCTGCTCCATCAACAAAGTAGAGATGGTGCTCAAAAAAATTGGCCAGAGGAGGTGAATCACTCATTTGATTAAAGTCAAAAACTCTTGTATGCTGTAGCCTTCATCAGGTAAATCAAGTGTTGACCTTCCTCTGACCTGCTGAATAAGCGAATAAGCCAAGGAAACCATAATTGATAATTAAGCAAGACTGAGCAGCATGCCCTATATGCACCTGCGTTCTTAGCTGTCAAGTacatcatcttcttcttcttcttcccagTCATTGTACCGCACAGCATTCCTGAGCAGGACACAAGAAGTGTGAGAGCTCTCtttgaccagcagagggcatCCTCAGCACATAAATGGACAGTTTACTTTTTCAGGTTTAGTCTATGTTTTTGACTGCTCAGCCAGTTATTGGCTGCTCAGCgaggacattttaaatatttacagatgTTTCTGAGATTACAACAGCTTGTAATATCCTTTATCATCGTCCTTTTAAAGAGTACCTAGATGCTAAAACATTTAGTGCATACCATAGAAAGAAGAGTTTAACAGGCAATTCAAAATAAGGCCtggggatgatgatgatgatgaatttgTGGCATTTAAAGTTCAGATGCAATTTGGCGATTTTTCATAAAACatcatttctgtttatttttcatgtatgaTGTTATAAATACTGAAGTATAATCAGTAATTGTTAGCTTGccagaaaataacatttgtttcCTGCAAtacaattaacattttttacataattatatatatattcacgtTAAATGACCACTTAGTTAGCCCAGAAGTAAATTctgtttttgtgcgtgtgtgtgagaacgtCCATTGCAATTACATTGCAGGCAGAACTTTCAAATTCCTTATTTTGTGAGGATCAAGGGAAGCAATATacagttttttggggggataACGAGAGGCGTTGAGTACGTACCTGACCCATTCCAGTCTCTCCGGACAAAGGCCTTCCTTTTCTCCTCCAAAAACTGGCTTGGGATCAGTCCTGTGGCACCTCCCACTACATTACGTGCCTGAGGGACGCAAGCTCTTAAGAGATGGGCCAACAGACCGTTCTGCAGCCCCACAATTTATGGAGCGCTCATAAAACCACCTGCTAAATGGGGCTGGATTATGcatcactgtatataaaaataccAATGGTGTCATTTCAATGCAGTCTGATCCATCAAATAGCTAGCTACATAGATTATTAGTTACATTATAACCAGGAATGGAATATGTAGCCAAACCTGGGCAAAATCTGAACCAGGCAATGTGCAATGTGCACATTGTTCTCACGATGCCAGAGAACGGAATGTGAAGCGACACGTCAAGTGTCACTGTAAAAGTGTCATGCAGAAATAAATTTGCCTTGCCACTTGTCTAAAGTTGCACTATTGCCAAAGCAAATCCCATTTGGAAATGATAAGATACATaaaggctatataaatgcagtgaaCTATAAAATTATAACATTTTTCAGTTGTAAACCGTTTCAGTTGTTATCTTCCACTTCTTTGAAAAGGTGCAGCTGTGAAGTAaacttgagcaaggcacttgaATTATACAGTTGTAAATACATGCTTCGCCCACCTGCCACCAGTTGGGGTCCTCCTTGTTGACGATCTGAAGAATTTCCCCCTTGGAGAAGCCAAGCCCAGCCTCCTTGCAGGGAATCAGACTATCATTTTCTGGATTATAGTTGAAGTGTGGCTTCAGAAAAATCTATGAGACAAGACAACTGCATTGACAAAAGTTCTATTTTTGTCCATAAAGATGTAATGCTCATGAACATAAATGTCTTGAAAACATTAGAGTGACATATAACAGCACAATTACCAACAGAAATTTACATAATCTATATGACAATGATGAAtgctaataaaaaacaaataataataaaatttccCTTTGACTAATCCCTTCTTTAACATTCCCCCTACAGGACCATACCATTACCTCGGTCCTGCATTCCTGAAGACAGCTTGACGATTTACACGCTTGAATGGAAAGATATGCAAACAATGCGTGTCCCCAGGACCAAGGGTAAGAGGCTCAATTAGGAGAAAGCCATGTGTAAAATATCACAGTATCCCGACATGGTAGTTCATGCTATTCTGGGATGCAAAGGGGTTAACCAGTTAATGGAGGCCTGTAGTTCTGTCAGGATTCGCCCTCTGTCGCTAAAGAAGCTTACACTCTCAAATTAAGATCTCAGAAGGTGACACCCATGAAGTGTTTCCTATTCCGAGAAAACCAATTCCTCAACTGCTTTCCCTTTGTACAAACATACAGACCATTCATGGCCCCTTAGCGACCATGAATACAGGAAGAACAGATGGTCCGTTTACATGGTGGAACtgcttttattacatttattaataatacatCCTTGCCACTGCTCTTCATGACTTCCCGTCAGCTGTTTGAAAGATTGCTGGAAAGAGCTGGGCTCCCGAGTGTGATGTGACGGTGCACGGGGCTGCTTCCGTACCAGCTCCTTGGGGGCGTGGAGCCCAGGCTAACATGCTAGCTGTTATTTATAGGGCTCAAAGGTTTGAGTTTCAGCCCTCCGCATGAGGGCTGTATCCCCTTACAGAATGACTGTGTACCCCCGGCTGCAGGATTTGGCATCTCCAAGTAAGGACGGTGCTGAGAGAGGAGTGTCTGCTCTGTAGATAGAGTGACTAGATGGGGACACTAGGCCCTCTGATGTGCACATCGAAGCCAGTTTGAAGATTGACGTGCCCGGATGGAAAGGTACTTAAGCAATGTGCACATCCAGTGCAGTGTCCTCAATGGATAGTGCTAGGAATGACAATGAACTAGATACAATGAGGCTCCAGAACAGGGAGATACTCATATCAGTACCgttcgttttttttctcctacCGGATAGTCCATGAATTGATTAATGCAGAGATATAACTCAGCTGTACTACTGGCTTCAAGGGCCAGAATCCAGAATCCCTGTTTTAGAATCTCCATGTTTCAGTCATGCATttgtaaggagagagagatttttgcctgagtccgaggtgggatttgaaccccagcctctcactcatCTAAATATTTGTTGGACGAACGCATTACCAGTcagttcttttgaatttgaggctTAAGTCATCGTGGAGCAGTGTCGTGGTAACCTGCTACGAGCTTTCGGTTTCCTAGCAAACTAGccaagctaaccctgctacacattCAGAAGACCAGTCCTGTCCAACATAGTAagctgtgcatgcatgcattggACTACTGCATCCATGGGAATCAACACCATGGGTACAGCTACCCTGTGGTTTGTCACAGAGGTCACAGTGACAGCTGACTTCAGAGGAGCTGATCCGCTCACCATCTGCCACTGACAAGCACCCATTAGCCTTTTTCTGACCACCTGCTACAAAGTCCGGGGGTCACTAGAGAGCCATGAGGATCTACTCCAAATCAATGAAGTTCTGATTTGGGCAGATCCTCATGGCTCTGTAGTGGATTAGCCAAGAATGTGTATAATCAAAAGGCATCTCTAACGTTCTCAGGATTGGATCTCCAGTGATGGACAATAATGACATATAAAGCTACATAACCCATGCATGAAATGTGCAGTGTTCAGTTCCTGTATGTGTTAATTTCTCTCTGATCTCTGGAGGTATACGCGTGTAAATCACCCTCTGTCAGTGCTATGGAGGTATGTGCGTAACAGCTGAGCATAGCTGACCTACACAGAGGGAGATTATACAGTGAGTGACTGGCGtatggaggtgtgtgtatgtgtgtgtgtgtgtgtgcgtgcgcgcgtgtgtgtgtgttctctgacctGTGCCAGAGCTGGGGACTCCTTGTAGCTGGGGAGGATCTTGAGAGTCATGCCTCCATTGCAGTCCTTCAGCAGCTCCTGCAGCTCTCTGGGGTTGCTGCCCACATCGTGGCCATTCACCTCCTTGATGATGTCACCGACGTGCAGGAGGCCCTGCCTGTCGATCATCCCGCCGTGCAGGATCCGAGCGATCACCAGGTCGCCCTTCTCCACCCGGAATGTCACGCCCTAAAGGACACCGACACATCGTGTCACACAccacctcacaaacacacagcagggcacagtcATGTGCACCATACAGGGCCGGTCACCACAGTGGTGCTATAGAACCCGTAAGTAGTTAGATCCCTGCAAAACATAAACTACCCGCCATCttactcccaaatgctcctctCACCAGGGGTTCTCCCGTTTTCTTCTGAATTCCTATCATTCGTATGGAGTctgtgtgcatcagtgtgttGCTCGCCGTGATGTCATTGGTGACCTCTGAATTAGAGGGTGGGGCTTCGTAGGACTTGGAGGCCACCATGTCGTGAGCTTGCAACAGCGACTGAAGGGGAGAAAACGTAAATCAGCAGGGAAATAACCCATAGTGCAGACAGTCCTGCAGGTATGGATCAGCCTTGCAGAACCACTGGCTCCTGTGTTCTGGTGCGCAAAACAACAGGATCCAGGCATCACTATCGACAGAAAAATCTGACGAGGACACGGAAACAAAAATGGGAAATCAAAGTACACAGTAAATGAATATCCAGGAACATAATCCTTTACCATGGCGTTCATTTCtcaaccaaatacaaaaacgGACTAAACCAAAAGGTCTGCATTCTGCATCTTCACAAAGCAAAGTCCTTCACCAAGTCATCCTCACCACCAcatttctccctcccttccgGTCTCAGTGACTCACTCTTCCCCATTGTTCTCCCTTTCCTCCACCGTCACAGCTCCTCCTTGGTTTAAGTGTACCTGGAAGTGTGGCTCCTTGAGGATGCGCGACAGTTCGGCAGCGTTGCCGTCCTGGCTGTTCAGGCCATCAATGTCTTCCAGGATCTCAGACACGAGCTCAACGTTGTTGTCCCGCACAGCCTCCAGCTTTGCATCTTCCAATCGCTCATGAGCCTGTGGGCATCAGGAGTCAAGCTATGGTGCATTTTCATCTAGGTATTTTTACTGCTGCTCTATAAACTCATTTGTTGCACACTGTTTATGCTTTAATGGTAAAGTTGTGCTTATAGGCCTGTTAGCCACTATACTCGGTTAGACAAGGCATTTAGACAGAGATGAGAGTTCTGTATGAAATTATTCCCATCTGTCCCATCTACTGCTACTGTAGGCACGGTTTCTTAATGGATCTGCAAATAGGCAAGAGCTCCAGTGTGAGTTTAAGGCCTTAATATAGTGCTCCCTTGAGATATTGTTcctgctataaaaaaaaaaaaagttacaaccAGAAGGCTTTTTCTACTCCATGTAAAAACTATAGAAACACAAGTTATACAAGAATACAAACTAGATGTGTTATGCAAAAGCTTCATTTCATTTGCCTGTTATACAACATGGTTCTCACCACAGTAAATGTATAAATCAGCATGACCGTTAACAGCTCTCCCATTGGCTATCATTTCCTAagtcataaaaatgtaatggctAACCCAAGACGGAACCAGACACAATAAGAGTTAAGACCGCGCTTACAACATGCTATTGCCAGACAGCAAACGcaaaatatacagtcaggtccataaatatttggacattgacatgATTGAtttagctgtctaccacaggatattggagttggaagtGAATTGCGAATATGAgctcaaagtgcagactttcagctataatttgagggtatttacatctaactcaggtgaatggtgtaggaattacagcccgtTTTATACataataattggacaaatgaacataatcatagattaaattgtcattttttgATACCGCATATCCTTCGCATGCAACAACCTCCTGATGTCCGTGACCCACCAACACCATcaggatatcttattttcaggttgtcctacaagcgatattAAAACtccctgcatttaaatgaatctctatgggaattgaggtgtgggactagattcagcaaATAAGATACCCAGACTCCAGAttatgttgataggtcacaggcatcaggaagtcatggcatgcaaagcatatgcaaccaagtataaaaaatgacaatttaatctatgtttatattattttgtcCAGTTATTTTTTGggataataaagtgctcagtaagtgtatgttTCAAATGTCACATTCTGTCCATTGATACTGACTTTCAAATGCAATTaagcatactgtatgcattttatGGTAGGCTTCAGCATCTTTTAACACCGACACAAAACTGCATGAATAGGCACTCATCCAACACTGCCAGCAGAGGGTTTTCGCCACATCCTGGAAATGTATATCAAAACAAGAGACTATGCGGTCACATCTGGCATTCACCTGTAATGCCTTCTGCTTCATGAAGATAGTCAGGGAAAGTCTGTCCATGAATAACCAACATGTCACTCCTGGCAGGTTTTCTGAACCACCGTTCTGGAGCATTTCTCCCCCTCACTCAATTCAGTAAATGCCTGGCTAGGCCAGTGTCAGCCCAGTGGGCTTTAGTGGGGACTTGGAAGGGAAAAGATTATATGTTTGGAAGAATCAACAAGTTTGGTTTGTTGTCTACAGTGGGATAGGATTGTAGAGGGTTGCATACAAACCACTGGAATGGTTTAATTTAGACCCAAGGTATGAATAAGATCAGAGAGAAAACTTGTGTTGAATTAGGGATGCAATGTCAATTTAAGAGAAAGCCACTCTCTTTACCATAACACTTGATGTGGAAAGAGGGTATTTGGGGAAAATTGGTGGCAAAAGAAACCAtcttcctgtttgtgtttgcctAGATGTTTGTGCTCCAGACTCTTCAGCTAAATGTCCAAACCGCAAAAAACACAAGGCAATGCTGTTTTCTCAAAATACCCAAAGCTGAAGTAAACATTACTTTCCAAGTTATATTTTGCCCAAGATGGGTGGGTGATGCCCAGCCTGAGAACATCAACTTtgaaatcttttatttattttttttatttatcattacTTTAAATCACGAAGGGGAGTTGGTGAATGTTCAGAGAATGATTTCCGTAATAGAAATGACTAGCATTTAGGTCCAGAACACGCTGATGCAAGCTGATATTTTTGTGGTCACTGTGACTTGATTAAGGCTATTTCAAATGATGCAATAAGGCTTGAAAGTACTAACATCCTTTGAAAGTAATTTGTATCCCAAACTCTACATGTATTCCTAAAATATTGAGCTGCTGACTATTTATGTTACTATAAATGAGAATATCTGTCCTGCACAGGGCTATTGTGCTTCTTGTTCATGGAATAATTCCAGCATATGGTCTAAAAAGCTAAATTAATTTTAACCTGTGGAGGTCAAGGACAATTCACTTCACAGTGCAATGGGACAGTTTAGGGCTGTAGGGAGAATGATAGGATACCTTAGCTAGGGAGCGGACGATGGGGCTTTCCATAATGCCCTTTAGGAAGATGAGGTCGATGTCCTTGGCCCCTGTGGCAGTGGGCAGGTCACCCAGGTTGTCCAGGACTTGCTGCATGGCTGTGGGAGAGAAGGCACCACACCATATTACACTCTTACTGCCACACACTCACCATCTGGATCACATTTATGAGAATCCATGTTTTCTACACACTACTGCAGTGAAACACACTGGTAACCACATGGGATGCAAGGATAACCCAAATGCAATGAAGAAGCAATGGTTCATAATGCTATGTAAATACTCAGCATGTAgctaataattatttttggcTCAGTCAAAACATGAAGTAGCCCATTTCCTTTtcataatgaaatgcatttacatCTGAATTCTAAGTAACGCAGCAGTGTGATCGCTGACAAATCACAAAATCCAAGTGAGAATGTTAATTTAGCCTACGTTTCTGAAGTTCAGTTGGCAGGAGTGGCACATTTAACAGCAACATAGAATATATTccagttttta is a window of Conger conger chromosome 1, fConCon1.1, whole genome shotgun sequence DNA encoding:
- the pals2a gene encoding MAGUK p55 subfamily member 6a isoform X1; its protein translation is MTVANANSTTAMQQVLDNLGDLPTATGAKDIDLIFLKGIMESPIVRSLAKAHERLEDAKLEAVRDNNVELVSEILEDIDGLNSQDGNAAELSRILKEPHFQSLLQAHDMVASKSYEAPPSNSEVTNDITASNTLMHTDSIRMIGIQKKTGEPLGVTFRVEKGDLVIARILHGGMIDRQGLLHVGDIIKEVNGHDVGSNPRELQELLKDCNGGMTLKILPSYKESPALAQIFLKPHFNYNPENDSLIPCKEAGLGFSKGEILQIVNKEDPNWWQARNVVGGATGLIPSQFLEEKRKAFVRRDWNGSGMLCGTMTGKKKKKMMYLTAKNAEFDRHELQIYEEVAKMPPFQRKTLVLIGAQGVGRRSLKNRLIVLNPTFFGTTVPFTSRRPREEETDGQSYRFVTRVEMESDIKASRYLEHGEYDGNLYGTKIDSILEVVDTGRTCILDVNPQALKVLKTSEFMPYVVFIAAPELDTLRAMHKAVVDAGITTKLLTDTDLKKTVDESARIQRAYSHYFDLTIVNNNLDKAFEELQAAVNRLCSDPQWVPVSWVY
- the pals2a gene encoding MAGUK p55 subfamily member 6a isoform X2 yields the protein MQQVLDNLGDLPTATGAKDIDLIFLKGIMESPIVRSLAKAHERLEDAKLEAVRDNNVELVSEILEDIDGLNSQDGNAAELSRILKEPHFQSLLQAHDMVASKSYEAPPSNSEVTNDITASNTLMHTDSIRMIGIQKKTGEPLGVTFRVEKGDLVIARILHGGMIDRQGLLHVGDIIKEVNGHDVGSNPRELQELLKDCNGGMTLKILPSYKESPALAQIFLKPHFNYNPENDSLIPCKEAGLGFSKGEILQIVNKEDPNWWQARNVVGGATGLIPSQFLEEKRKAFVRRDWNGSGMLCGTMTGKKKKKMMYLTAKNAEFDRHELQIYEEVAKMPPFQRKTLVLIGAQGVGRRSLKNRLIVLNPTFFGTTVPFTSRRPREEETDGQSYRFVTRVEMESDIKASRYLEHGEYDGNLYGTKIDSILEVVDTGRTCILDVNPQALKVLKTSEFMPYVVFIAAPELDTLRAMHKAVVDAGITTKLLTDTDLKKTVDESARIQRAYSHYFDLTIVNNNLDKAFEELQAAVNRLCSDPQWVPVSWVY